The Amblyomma americanum isolate KBUSLIRL-KWMA chromosome 3, ASM5285725v1, whole genome shotgun sequence genome window below encodes:
- the aos gene encoding protein argos — MRLLPSDRHQAEALGSTAPAVAATWILLAALLAAPPALDAARVERLFYQSGASESDLPECGPRAVCNRVDTYGTPWVERQCRCPGGQSCPRSLDAHDGHTVRDKWRLLKLCEPVADLPPCRYFRDAAWTVQASPSNGTMQQTVHCLCPRGSVAYIFKHRQPQLKGSNPQATPSVLRYAFACSPLSRLRCQRKEPCRLFTVRKRPDVEEVNASTLCQCPRGWHCPGKHTEAVPGPRYDRVRTYSAYCTAPDH, encoded by the exons ATGAGACTGCTGCCGTCGGACAGGCACCAGGCCGAAGCGCTGGGCTCGACGGCGCCCGCAGTCGCCGCCACCTGGATCCTGCTGGCCGCGCTGCTCGCCGCGCCGCCGGCGCTGGACGCGGCCCGCGTCGAGAGACTCTTCTACCAGAGCGGG GCGTCCGAGTCCGATCTGCCCGAGTGCGGTCCCCGGGCGGTGTGCAACCGCGTGGACACGTACGGCACCCCGTGGGTGGAGCGCCAGTGCCGCTGTCCGGGCGGCCAGAGCTGCCCGCGCAGCCTGGACGCCCACGACGGCCACACGGTGCGCGACAAGTGGCGCCTGCTCAAGCTCTGCGAGCCCGTCGCCGACCTGCCCCCCTGCCGCTACTTCAGGGACGCCGCATGGACCGTCCAG GCGTCCCCCTCGAACGGCACCATGCAGCAGACGGTGCACTGCCTGTGCCCGCGGGGCTCGGTGGCCTACATCTTCAAGCACCGGCAGCCGCAGCTCAAGGGCTCCAACCCGCAGGCGACGCCCTCCGTGCTGCGCTACGCCTTCGCCTGCTCGCCGCTCAGC CGGCTGCGTTGCCAGCGGAAGGAGCCGTGCCGCCTGTTCACGGTGCGCAAGAGGCCCGACGTGGAGGAGGTGAACGCCAGCACGCTGTGCCAATGTCCCAGGGGTTGGCACTGCCCCGGAAAGCACACCGAGGCCGTGCCGGGACCGCGATACGACCGGGTGCGGACCTACTCGGCCTACTGCACCGCGCCGGACCACTGA